From one Streptomyces sp. NBC_01478 genomic stretch:
- a CDS encoding response regulator transcription factor, translating to MTTVLIVDDQPLQRLGFRMLLEANPDTEVVGEAGHGGEAVRMAAELRPDVILMDVRMPGMDGIEATRRVVAAGDRSRVLILTTFDLDEYAHEALRAGASGFLLKDAHPEELLAGIRAVASGDAVIAPALTRRLLDAYAQHLPKHSPEGPEAVPATDDPRIRSLTEREREILVAMGRGWTNGEIAERLFLSESTVKTHVGRVLAKVGARDRIQAVILAYDLGLARPNAPEQ from the coding sequence GTGACGACCGTGCTCATCGTGGACGACCAGCCCCTCCAACGCCTGGGTTTCCGCATGCTGTTGGAGGCCAACCCCGACACCGAGGTGGTCGGCGAGGCCGGGCACGGCGGCGAGGCGGTGCGGATGGCGGCCGAACTGCGTCCCGACGTGATCCTGATGGACGTACGGATGCCCGGCATGGACGGCATCGAGGCCACCCGCCGGGTCGTCGCGGCCGGCGACCGCTCCCGCGTCCTCATCCTGACCACCTTCGACCTCGACGAGTACGCCCACGAGGCGCTGCGCGCGGGAGCCAGCGGCTTCCTCCTCAAGGACGCCCACCCCGAGGAACTCCTCGCCGGCATCCGCGCGGTGGCCTCCGGTGACGCGGTCATCGCCCCCGCGCTCACCCGCCGCCTGCTGGACGCCTACGCCCAGCACCTGCCGAAACACTCACCGGAAGGCCCCGAGGCGGTGCCCGCGACGGACGACCCCCGCATCCGCTCCCTCACCGAACGCGAACGCGAGATCCTCGTCGCCATGGGCAGGGGCTGGACCAACGGCGAGATCGCCGAGCGCCTCTTCCTCTCCGAGTCCACGGTGAAGACCCACGTCGGCCGCGTCCTGGCGAAGGTCGGCGCCCGCGACCGCATCCAGGCCGTCATCCTCGCCTACGACCTCGGCCTGGCGCGCCCCAACGCCCCCGAGCAGTAG